From the Ctenopharyngodon idella isolate HZGC_01 chromosome 3, HZGC01, whole genome shotgun sequence genome, one window contains:
- the LOC127508008 gene encoding butyrophilin-like protein 2 produces the protein MEDPTTPHYLTSNRDRLTVHGPSGPLVAPLGSSVVLPCYVNELLLMEDLEVEWRRRDSETLVHLYQDGESRAEAQQQDYHDRAHFFTDEIQHGNFSLRLDNLRAEDEGKYTCKVYSQQNYGETVVQIKDVERLLVSGSDEFITASVGEDVTLNCSVDSHITPEDFEQVSWKKTDEDILVLLYQNNETLPESSDERYRDRVEFFIDEIPNGNFSVRLKSVKTEDKGVYMCQVFAGGLSANATAVLEQLGLSVLHIMVLILCFAASGSALLLCCLIYCRSSKKALSLQVLLAICPNIILLLTFVLWGFTEGFWNETIICCALYILRPLMLFNAAPYLKNLPRA, from the exons GGTTGACTGTGCACGGTCCCTCTGGTCCTCTGGTTGCTCCTCTGGGATCTTCAGTGGTTTTGCCCTGTTATGTTAATGAGCTCTTACTAATGGAGGATCTGGAGGTTGAATGGAGAAGAAGAGACTCAGAGACTTTAGTTCATCTGTATCAAGATGGTGAGAGTCGAGCAGAGGCCCAGCAGCAGGATTATCATGATAGAGCTCATTTCTTTACTGATGAGATTCAACATGGAAACTTCTCTCTCCGTCTGGATAATCTGAGAGCTGAAGATGAGGGAAAATACACATGTAAAGTTTACAGTCAGCAGAATTATGGAGAAACTGTGGTTCAAATAAAAGATGTTG agCGTCTGCTAGTATCAGGCTCAGATGAGTTCATAACTGCGTCTGTGGGTGAAGACGTCACTCTGAACTGCTCTGTAGACTCTCACATCACACCTGAAGACTTTGAACAGGTTTCATGGAAGAAAACTGATGAAGATATTCTGGTTCTGCTctaccaaaacaatgagacTTTACCAGAGTCATCAGATGAGCGATACAGAGACCGAGTTGAGTTCTTCATTGATGAAATCCCAAATGGGAACTTCTCTGTCAGACTGAAGAGTGTCAAAACTGAGGACAAAGGAGTTTACATGTGTCAAGTGTTTGCTGGAGGACTTTCAGCCAATGCAACTGCAGTTCTGGAGCAACTGG GTTTATCTGTCTTACACATAATGGTGCTGATTCTCTGTTTTGCTGCATCTGGATCTGCTCTTCTGCTCTGCTGTCTGATCTACTGCAGATCATCTAAAAAag CTTTGAGTCTTCAGGTTTTGCTTGCCATCTGTCCAAACATTATTTTGCTCTTGACCTTTGTCCTTTGGGGTTTCACTGAag GATTTTGGAATGAGACCATCATTTGTTGTGCTCTTTATATTCTGAGGCCTCTTATGTTGTTTAATGCTGCTCCATATCTAAAAAATCTTccaa GAGCATGA